Proteins encoded in a region of the Inquilinus sp. KBS0705 genome:
- a CDS encoding aminotransferase class V-fold PLP-dependent enzyme has product MKIETIAIHAGNHTDAATKAVVQPIIMATTFERDADGGFSSGYQYSRAANPNRSSLEQVLAKLEGGAEAAAFSSGNAAGMSVFQALEPGTHIIAPDDMYHGLRNQLKQLFVGILEFDFIDVNNTDVLETHIKPNTGLIWIETPSNPLLKITDIKKVVAVAKQHGIKVVVDNTFATPICQQPLALGADMVMHSATKYFGGHSDLMGGALITAEKNEFWGKIRNVQTMGGAIPSPMDCYYLTRSIKTLPYRVHGHVHNAQLLAAYLEGHTKVEQVMYPGLKSHPQYDIVQQQMSAPGAMLSFTLKGGETEAKRVINALKIFTQATSLGGVESLIEHRASVEGLDTKTPFNLLRVSVGLEHIDDLIADMEQVMRIG; this is encoded by the coding sequence ATGAAAATTGAAACCATTGCCATACACGCCGGTAACCACACCGATGCTGCTACCAAAGCTGTTGTACAACCCATCATCATGGCTACCACTTTTGAGCGCGACGCCGATGGCGGCTTTTCATCCGGCTACCAGTATAGCCGTGCTGCCAACCCTAACCGTAGCTCGCTGGAACAAGTGCTGGCCAAATTAGAAGGCGGCGCCGAAGCCGCGGCGTTTTCATCAGGTAATGCGGCGGGTATGTCGGTTTTTCAAGCTTTAGAGCCGGGCACACACATTATTGCGCCCGATGATATGTACCATGGCCTGCGTAACCAGCTAAAACAACTTTTTGTGGGTATACTGGAGTTTGATTTTATAGATGTAAACAATACAGATGTGCTGGAAACACATATAAAACCCAACACCGGTTTAATATGGATAGAAACGCCCAGCAACCCTTTGTTAAAAATAACCGATATTAAAAAGGTAGTGGCCGTTGCAAAGCAACACGGTATTAAGGTGGTGGTTGATAATACCTTTGCTACCCCTATATGCCAACAGCCATTGGCTTTAGGTGCCGATATGGTAATGCACTCGGCTACCAAATACTTTGGCGGCCACAGCGACCTGATGGGCGGCGCCTTAATTACTGCCGAAAAAAATGAGTTTTGGGGAAAAATACGCAATGTACAAACCATGGGCGGTGCTATCCCCTCGCCTATGGACTGCTATTACCTTACCCGAAGTATTAAAACCCTGCCCTACCGTGTGCACGGCCATGTGCATAACGCGCAATTGCTGGCCGCTTATTTAGAGGGGCATACTAAAGTGGAGCAGGTGATGTACCCCGGATTAAAGTCACACCCGCAATATGACATTGTGCAGCAGCAAATGAGCGCACCGGGGGCTATGTTGTCCTTTACCTTAAAAGGCGGCGAGACCGAAGCAAAACGCGTTATAAACGCCTTAAAGATATTTACACAAGCCACCAGCTTAGGCGGCGTGGAAAGCCTGATAGAGCACCGCGCCTCTGTTGAAGGGCTGGATACAAAAACGCCTTTTAACTTGCTTAGGGTATCTGTAGGCTTAGAGCATATTGATGATTTGATAGCCGATATGGAGCAGGTAATGAGAATAGGATAA
- the mqnE gene encoding aminofutalosine synthase MqnE, with amino-acid sequence MEVSDNFQVLLNNPQLLPELKDIAEKVLHNQRITFDEGVMLYEKAELGYLGVLANYIREQKHGDKTYFNRNFHIEPTNLCVYDCKFCSYSRLIKQRSEGWEYTMEEMLDIVYKYDDQPVTEVHIVGGVLPQYDVAFYSELFTRIKKHRPNLHVKALTPVEYHYIFKKAKIDYATGMQLMKDAGLESIPGGGAEIFHPEVRELIAKDKCNADQWLAIHEEWHKLGMRSNATMLYGHIEKFWHRVDHMERLRQLQDRTGGFQTFIPLKFRNQDNQMSDVPESTVVEDLRNYAIARIYLDNFDHVKAYWAMISRTTAQLSLNFGVDDIDGTLDDTTKIYSMAGAEEQHPGMSTKELVTLIKNAGRHPIERDTLYNVVTDYNTYEFPEEEKPRFYKLPVIN; translated from the coding sequence ATGGAAGTATCAGATAATTTCCAGGTACTGCTGAATAATCCGCAGCTTTTACCCGAACTTAAAGACATTGCCGAGAAGGTACTCCATAACCAACGCATCACTTTTGACGAAGGCGTAATGCTTTACGAAAAAGCCGAATTAGGTTACCTGGGGGTACTTGCCAACTACATACGCGAACAAAAGCACGGGGATAAAACCTATTTCAACCGTAACTTTCATATCGAGCCTACTAACCTTTGTGTTTACGACTGTAAATTTTGCTCGTACTCGCGCCTCATAAAACAGCGCAGCGAAGGCTGGGAATATACAATGGAAGAAATGCTGGACATTGTATATAAATATGATGACCAGCCGGTTACCGAAGTACATATTGTAGGTGGCGTTTTACCACAATACGATGTTGCTTTTTACAGCGAGTTATTTACCCGCATTAAAAAGCACAGGCCAAATTTACATGTAAAGGCTTTAACCCCTGTTGAGTACCATTACATATTTAAAAAAGCCAAAATTGATTACGCCACAGGCATGCAACTAATGAAAGATGCAGGCCTGGAGTCTATCCCCGGTGGTGGTGCCGAGATATTTCATCCTGAGGTGCGCGAGCTGATCGCTAAAGATAAATGTAATGCCGACCAATGGCTGGCCATACACGAAGAGTGGCATAAACTGGGTATGCGCTCAAATGCTACCATGCTTTATGGCCATATCGAAAAATTTTGGCACCGGGTTGACCATATGGAACGCCTGCGCCAATTGCAGGACCGTACCGGTGGTTTTCAAACCTTTATACCATTAAAATTTCGCAACCAGGATAACCAGATGAGCGATGTGCCCGAATCTACCGTGGTAGAAGATCTGCGTAATTATGCCATCGCACGTATCTATCTGGACAACTTTGACCATGTGAAAGCCTATTGGGCCATGATAAGCCGTACCACTGCACAGCTATCCTTAAACTTTGGGGTTGATGATATTGATGGTACACTGGACGATACTACAAAAATATATTCGATGGCAGGTGCTGAAGAGCAACACCCAGGTATGAGCACTAAGGAACTGGTTACGCTGATAAAAAATGCAGGTCGCCATCCTATAGAGCGCGACACATTATACAATGTAGTAACCGACTACAATACCTACGAATTTCCGGAAGAGGAAAAGCCCCGCTTTTATAAGCTGCCGGTAATTAATTAG
- a CDS encoding histidine phosphatase family protein: MQKTLYIVRHGQTDLNKQGIVQGRGRDTDLNDEGRRQAQQFYAAYKHVPFNKIYISKLKRTQQSIQQFIDLGIPYEKLEGLDELAWGIYEGQPSTPENKAAFLDLMRNWLDGNLDVKFEGGESPNEVKARQLQALETIMSHPEEKNVLICMHGRALRLLLCILTDQPLTQMDTFPHQNLVLYKVTYDGSKFEIVDFNNASHIKNS, translated from the coding sequence ATACAAAAGACATTATATATAGTACGCCACGGCCAAACCGACCTTAACAAACAAGGTATAGTACAAGGCAGGGGCCGGGATACCGACCTTAACGACGAAGGCCGCCGGCAGGCACAGCAATTTTACGCCGCTTACAAGCATGTGCCATTCAATAAAATATACATATCTAAGCTAAAGCGCACACAGCAAAGCATACAACAGTTTATTGATCTGGGTATCCCATACGAGAAATTGGAGGGACTGGATGAGTTAGCCTGGGGTATATACGAAGGCCAACCCTCCACACCCGAAAATAAAGCTGCTTTTTTGGATCTGATGCGCAACTGGCTTGATGGCAACCTGGATGTGAAATTTGAAGGCGGCGAAAGCCCTAACGAAGTAAAAGCACGCCAGTTACAGGCATTGGAAACCATAATGAGCCATCCCGAGGAGAAAAATGTGCTGATATGTATGCACGGCAGGGCACTGCGTTTGCTGCTGTGTATATTAACCGATCAGCCCTTAACCCAAATGGACACCTTTCCGCATCAAAACCTGGTGCTTTATAAAGTTACTTACGATGGCAGCAAGTTTGAAATTGTCGATTTCAACAACGCCAGCCACATAAAAAATTCCTGA
- a CDS encoding menaquinone biosynthesis protein, producing MNKIKVSAVSYTNTKPFLYGLQHSAIQDNIELSLDNPSDCAQKLIDDVVDIGLIPVAATLSMPQWEIVSAYCIGAVGAVNSVFIFSNCAINDVKTVQLDPQSRSSNNLARVLLKNYWKIQPELITGADDYSHATDANTAFVQIGDRTFGKKENYKYVYDLAEEWQKFTGLPFVFAAWIANKPIPADFMKQFDEALRFGLAHRHELLKQLPQRADFDLEDYLMHKLDFDLTDDKRKALYLFLDYIKAL from the coding sequence GTGAATAAGATAAAAGTATCCGCTGTTAGCTATACTAACACTAAACCCTTTTTATACGGCCTGCAACATTCGGCTATACAAGATAACATAGAGCTGAGCCTTGATAACCCGTCGGATTGTGCCCAAAAACTTATAGACGACGTTGTTGACATCGGTTTAATACCTGTTGCCGCTACTTTAAGCATGCCGCAATGGGAAATTGTATCTGCATATTGTATTGGTGCCGTAGGTGCGGTAAATTCGGTTTTCATATTCAGCAATTGCGCTATTAACGATGTTAAAACCGTGCAGTTAGATCCGCAATCGCGCAGCTCAAACAATTTGGCCAGGGTTTTACTGAAAAATTATTGGAAGATACAGCCCGAACTGATCACAGGCGCGGATGATTATTCGCACGCTACAGATGCTAATACCGCCTTTGTACAAATAGGCGACCGTACCTTTGGTAAAAAGGAAAACTACAAGTATGTATATGACCTGGCCGAAGAATGGCAAAAGTTTACCGGCCTGCCTTTTGTTTTTGCCGCATGGATAGCAAATAAGCCCATCCCGGCCGATTTTATGAAACAGTTTGACGAGGCCTTACGCTTTGGCCTTGCGCATAGGCACGAGCTTTTAAAACAGCTACCCCAACGTGCCGACTTCGACCTGGAAGATTACCTGATGCATAAACTTGATTTTGACTTAACAGATGATAAAAGGAAAGCGCTGTACTTGTTTTTAGATTATATAAAGGCGCTATAA
- a CDS encoding SDR family oxidoreductase — translation MDAQKLKGQVALITGADSGIGKGVAIAMGAAGAKVLVNYVHNHDAADKVVEEIKAAGGEAITFHADVSKEDEVKAMFAKIIDTYGTVDILVNNAGLQKDAKFVDMTLDEWNTVININLTGQFLCSREAAKEFIKRGVVEGVSRAAGKIICMSSVHEVIPWAGHVNYAASKGGISMFMKSIAQELAPHKIRVAGIGPGAIQTPINKDAWETPEALDKLLTLIPYNRIGQPGDIGKLAAWLASDEADYITGTTIFIDGGMTLYPGFADNG, via the coding sequence ATGGATGCACAAAAACTTAAAGGACAAGTTGCGCTGATAACCGGCGCAGATAGCGGTATTGGCAAAGGCGTAGCTATTGCTATGGGTGCAGCGGGGGCTAAGGTACTTGTCAACTATGTTCATAATCACGACGCGGCAGATAAAGTGGTAGAGGAGATAAAGGCCGCTGGCGGTGAGGCGATTACCTTTCATGCCGATGTGAGCAAGGAGGATGAAGTAAAGGCCATGTTCGCTAAAATAATTGATACTTATGGCACTGTTGATATACTTGTAAACAATGCCGGCCTGCAAAAAGACGCCAAATTTGTTGATATGACCCTGGATGAATGGAACACGGTTATCAATATCAACCTTACCGGGCAGTTCCTTTGCTCGCGCGAGGCTGCCAAAGAGTTTATAAAAAGGGGAGTAGTTGAAGGGGTAAGCCGCGCTGCTGGTAAGATAATTTGCATGAGCAGCGTGCACGAGGTAATACCCTGGGCCGGGCATGTAAATTACGCGGCCAGTAAGGGCGGTATCAGCATGTTTATGAAAAGTATAGCTCAAGAACTTGCACCGCATAAAATACGGGTAGCCGGCATTGGGCCGGGTGCCATACAAACCCCTATAAATAAAGATGCCTGGGAAACCCCCGAGGCACTTGATAAGTTGCTGACACTCATTCCCTATAACCGTATTGGCCAGCCTGGTGATATTGGCAAATTGGCTGCCTGGCTGGCATCAGACGAAGCCGATTATATCACCGGAACCACCATTTTTATAGATGGCGGCATGACACTTTACCCCGGATTTGCCGATAACGGTTAA
- a CDS encoding cold-shock protein, which produces MKTGKVKWFNTQKGYGFIVTDDGKDLFVHFKDVQGGVNAIKDNDSVEYEVEEGRKGLQAVNVKKV; this is translated from the coding sequence ATGAAAACTGGAAAAGTAAAATGGTTTAACACACAAAAAGGTTATGGGTTTATTGTTACCGATGATGGTAAAGATCTGTTTGTGCATTTTAAGGATGTACAAGGTGGTGTAAATGCTATTAAAGATAACGATAGCGTAGAATACGAAGTTGAAGAAGGCAGAAAAGGATTACAGGCAGTAAACGTTAAAAAAGTTTAA
- a CDS encoding MFS transporter, which yields MTATASSTISRNAIFLVLVASLGYFVDIYDLLVFSIVRKASLHDIGVADADMLLKGQFIINVQMFGLLLGGLLWGIIGDKLGRIKVLFGSILLYSIANFANAYVYDVNSYAIIRFIAGIGLAGELGAGITLVTETLSKEKRGYGTMIVAVIGLFGAAAAYAVAKYGWQTAYKVGGGLGVILLLLRLGTFESGMFKNVQQSGVSKGNFFMLFSSFDRFKKYLYCILIGAPLWYVVGVLVTLSPEFGKALGAKEPLSAGEGVLYTYIGIAIGDIFAGLLAQITKSRRLTMAVFLTLSVVSAFTYLGSTGITHDKFVWTCFFMGCTVGYWATFVTIAAEQFGTNIRSTVTTTVPNFVRGSLIPINMAFNAFVVHYGMVTSGYIMMVILTVISLLSLSQLKETFGKDLDYLEVS from the coding sequence ATGACTGCTACTGCTTCGTCAACAATTTCACGTAACGCTATTTTCCTGGTATTAGTAGCCTCTTTAGGTTACTTTGTTGATATATACGATCTTTTAGTATTCTCGATAGTACGTAAAGCAAGCCTGCATGATATTGGCGTAGCAGATGCCGATATGCTATTGAAAGGCCAGTTTATTATTAATGTACAAATGTTTGGTTTGTTATTGGGCGGCTTATTATGGGGCATAATAGGCGATAAGTTGGGCCGCATCAAAGTATTATTTGGGTCGATATTATTATACTCTATAGCCAATTTTGCCAATGCCTATGTTTATGATGTAAACAGCTATGCCATCATTCGTTTTATTGCCGGTATAGGCCTTGCCGGCGAGTTAGGGGCAGGCATTACCCTTGTAACCGAAACCCTAAGTAAAGAGAAACGCGGCTACGGCACTATGATAGTAGCTGTTATAGGTTTATTTGGTGCTGCCGCGGCCTACGCGGTAGCTAAATATGGCTGGCAAACTGCCTATAAGGTAGGGGGCGGTTTAGGGGTTATTTTATTGCTGTTGCGCCTTGGTACGTTCGAATCGGGGATGTTTAAAAACGTGCAGCAAAGTGGCGTATCAAAAGGAAACTTTTTTATGCTTTTCAGCAGTTTCGACAGGTTTAAAAAATATTTGTACTGCATATTAATTGGCGCGCCGCTTTGGTATGTGGTAGGCGTGTTGGTAACTCTATCGCCGGAGTTTGGTAAAGCCTTAGGCGCAAAAGAGCCATTAAGTGCCGGCGAAGGGGTATTATACACTTATATAGGCATTGCCATAGGCGATATTTTTGCCGGGCTATTGGCTCAGATCACCAAATCAAGGCGGTTAACTATGGCAGTATTTTTAACGCTGTCTGTTGTAAGTGCGTTTACCTATCTGGGTTCAACCGGCATCACACATGATAAGTTTGTATGGACCTGTTTTTTTATGGGCTGTACGGTAGGCTACTGGGCAACTTTTGTTACCATAGCAGCCGAGCAGTTTGGCACCAATATACGGTCGACAGTTACTACTACAGTACCTAATTTTGTACGTGGTTCCTTAATACCCATCAATATGGCGTTTAACGCCTTTGTGGTGCATTACGGGATGGTAACCAGCGGCTATATTATGATGGTGATACTCACCGTAATATCTTTATTATCGCTTAGCCAGTTAAAAGAAACTTTTGGTAAAGATCTTGATTATTTGGAAGTGAGTTAA